In a genomic window of Erigeron canadensis isolate Cc75 chromosome 5, C_canadensis_v1, whole genome shotgun sequence:
- the LOC122601038 gene encoding ankyrin repeat-containing protein ITN1-like, with translation MVFTREHENLVKEGEKWMKTTTESCSITVALIMTIVFAAAITAPGGSSQETGIPLFRKEMTFTIFAVSDAISLFASSTALLVFLSILTARFAEQDFLVRLPRRLLIGPFSLLLSTTTMMVAFSATLFIVFCDKNPWMLAPICVLAFIPIAIFVTLQFRLIIDLFQSTHVHIFGKHRKSFLRRFNPDDIRLLFGK, from the coding sequence ATGGTGTTCACAAGGGAACATGAGAATTTAGTGAAAGAGGGAGAAAAGTGGATGAAAACCACCACGGAATCTTGCAGCATCACTGTTGCCCTGATTATGACAATCGTATTTGCAGCCGCAATTACTGCACCTGGTGGAAGTAGTCAAGAAACAGGCATCCCTTTGTTCAGAAAagaaatgacattcactatATTTGCGGTATCTGATGCTATTTCACTATTTGCATCTAGTACCGCATTGTTAGTGTTCCTGTCTATCCTGACAGCACGTTTCGCTGAGCAAGACTTTCTAGTCAGATTGCCAAGGCGATTGCTTATTGGACCTTTCTCATTATTGCTCTCCACTACAACCATGATGGTAGCCTTCAGCGCCACCTTGTTCATTGTCTTTTGTGATAAAAATCCATGGATGCTTGCTCCAATATGTGTGTTAGCTTTTATCCCGATTGCAATTTTTGTTACTTTACAATTTCGCCTCATAATAGATCTTTTCCAATCCACACATGTACACATATTTGGAAAGCATAGAAAAAGCTTTCTCAGAAGATTTAATCCGGATGACATTCGGTTACTCTTTGGTAAATGA
- the LOC122599003 gene encoding NADP-dependent glyceraldehyde-3-phosphate dehydrogenase produces MAGSGVFEDIIEGEVFKYYTDGEWKKSSSGKSVAIINPTTRTTQYKVQACTQEEVNKVMESAKIAQKHWAKTPLWKRAELLHKAAAILKEHKAPIAQCLVNEIAKPAKDSVTEVVRSGDLISYCAEEGVRILGEGKFLVSDSFPGNERTKYCLTSKIPLGVVLAIPPFNYPVNLAVSKIGPALIAGNSLVLKPPTQGAVACLHMVHCFHLAGFPKGLISCITGKGSEIGDFLTMHPGVNCISFTGGDTGIAISKKAGMVPLQMELGGKDACIVLEDADLDLVAANIIKGGFSYSGQRCTAIKVVLVMESVADALVEKVNAKVAKLKVGPPEEDCDITPVVSESSANFIEGLAKDAQTKGATFCQEYKREGNLIWPLLLDNVRPDMRIAWEEPFGPIVPVIRINSIEEGIHHCNASNFGLQGCVFTKDINKAILISDAMETGTVQINSASARGPDHFPFQGLKDSGIGSQGITNSINMMTKVKSTVINLPSASYAMG; encoded by the exons ATGGCAGGAAGTGGTGTTTTTGAAGATATTATCGAAGGAGAAGTGTTCAAATACTATACAGATGGTGAATGGAAGAAATCTTCTTCTGGCAAATCTGTTGCCATTATCAATCCCACTACTAGAACCACTCAATACAAGGTTCAAG CATGTACACAAGAAGAGGTGAACAAGGTGATGGAATCAGCAAAAATCGCTCAAAAGCATTGGGCAAAAACACCACTTTGGAAGCGAGCCGAGCTTCTTCACAAGGCCGCCGCTATTCTGAAAGAGCATAAGGCTCCCATTGCCCAGTGCCTGGTTAACGAGATTGCAAAACCCGCAAAGGATTCTGTCACTGAG GTCGTTCGATCAGGGGATCTCATATCGTATTGTGCTGAGGAAGGGGTTAGGATTCTAGGAGAAGGCAAGTTCTTGGTTTCTGATAGTTTTCCCGGCAATGAGAGGACTAAATACTGCCTCACTTCAAAG ATTCCACTTGGAGTTGTCTTGGCCATACCTCCCTTCAACTACCCAGTCAACCTCGCCGTCTCCAAAATTGGTCCAGCACTTATTGCAGGAAACTCACTAGTCCTCAAGCCCCCAACTCAG GGTGCAGTGGCTTGCCTCCATATGGTCCACTGCTTTCACTTGGCAGGCTTTCCTAAAGGCCTAATCAGTTGTATTACTGGAAAAGGATCAGAGATTGGCGATTTTCTAACGATGCATCCCGGAGTTAATTGTATCAG CTTCACAGGTGGTGACACTGGAATCGCGATCTCCAAAAAAGCTGGAATGGTGCCACTTCAGATGGAGCTCGGAGGAAAAGACGCTTGTATAGTGCTTGAAGATGCTGATCTTGATTTAGTAGCAGCAAATATCATCAAAGGAGGATTTTCTTACAG TGGTCAGAGATGCACTGCTATTAAGGTTGTGCTGGTGATGGAATCAGTTGCAGATGCACTAGTCGAGAAAGTAAACGCTAAAGTGGCGAAACTAAAGGTGGGCCCACCCGAGGAAGATTGTGATATCACCCCTGTTGTATCGGAGTCATCAGCTAATTTCATTGAAGGGTTGGCTAAGGATGCACAGACAAAAGGGGCAACCTTTTGCCAAGAATATAAGAGGGAGGGCAACCTCATTTGGCCATTGCTGCTTGATAATGTTCGACCTGACATGAGAATCGCATGGGAGGAACCCTTTGGGCCCATTGTGCCCGTTATTAGGATCAACTCCATCGAAGAAGGGATCCATCATTGCAATGCCAGCAATTTCGGCCTTCAG GGATGTGTCTTTACCAAGGACATCAACAAAGCTATTTTGATCAGTGACGCGATGGAGACAGGCACAGTCCAGATTAATTCGGCATCTGCTCGTGGCCCTGATCACTTCCCATTTCAG GGTCTTAAGGACAGCGGGATAGGATCTCAAGGAATCACAAACAGTATTAATATGATGACGAAAGTTAAGAGCACAGTGATCAACTTACCAAGCGCAAGCTACGCTATGGGGTAG